The Cucurbita pepo subsp. pepo cultivar mu-cu-16 chromosome LG05, ASM280686v2, whole genome shotgun sequence nucleotide sequence TAAGAACATGTGCTCCAAGTGTCACAAGGACATGATGCTGAAACAAGATCATGCTAAGCTTGCTGCTTCATCTATTGAAAATCTTGTCAATGGATCATCTAGTAGCAACAAGGAAATGCCTGAAAGTGTTGCCAATGGTGCCATTTCTCTGGAACCAAAGACTAGTCAATCACATGCACTGCCTGCAATGGGATCTGTGGAGGGCgaagaagaaaaacccaaGGAGGGACCAAAACGTTGCAACAGTTGCAAGAAGCGTGTTGGGTTAACAGGCTTCAATTGTCGATGCGGTAATGTATTTTGTGTAGTTCATCGCTACTCTGACAAACATGACTGCCCCTTCGATTACCACATGGCTGCACAAAATGCCATATCCAAAGCCAACCCTGTTGTCAAGGCTCAGAAGCTCGATAAGATCTAGATTTCTTAGGACGAGTTTGTGTCCTAAATTGATGCTATCCAGCTGTGAGGTGGTTTCTGATTTGCTTCAAATCTATGTATCGTCGCTTTATGTTCATATATATGCTGAAGAGATTGCAGTTCCAATATATCTGAATTCTGAAAAATCTATTTGCTTGTGATTCGTTGTTTGTGCTTTTTGCAATGGACATCATCGTTACCGGTCTGGTAACGCTTTCTCTTTGCGTATTGTAGCTGTTCCGCTTGAGTACGAGTACCCTTCCTGTGTACAATTTTTCGATGCCCTTATGTTTGGTCTTCTAAGCTGTTGTTCTGATCTTAATTTGTATCATCTTGTCAAGGAGTTAGCTTGAACAAAATCTTGCAGCCTACTCGAAATTCAGAATGACAGACTTACCAATTGTCTGATGTGAATGACAAGACTCGATGGCCTTTTCAACCTGTATTGCAAATCTACCATGCACTAAATTGGTATAAACTCATCGGTTTCTGATTTAACATTATTCTTATGGGGTTGAAATTATATCCATTTATAAATGCTAGACTGTCTATAATGGGGTTGAAATTATATCCATTTATAAAT carries:
- the LOC111794727 gene encoding zinc finger A20 and AN1 domain-containing stress-associated protein 8-like encodes the protein MMDPHDEAGCQAPPEGPFLCINNCGFFGSAATKNMCSKCHKDMMLKQDHAKLAASSIENLVNGSSSSNKEMPESVANGAISLEPKTSQSHALPAMGSVEGEEEKPKEGPKRCNSCKKRVGLTGFNCRCGNVFCVVHRYSDKHDCPFDYHMAAQNAISKANPVVKAQKLDKI